Proteins encoded within one genomic window of Vulgatibacter sp.:
- a CDS encoding energy transducer TonB: MTEPRRVDPTFRRLDLLPDRYELAGTLEIPVPPPEEPEPAPGLADRLADDRAVRRATERVETYWSELRQQLERRWEVPKELLRDGPTRGLGIPVEEAWKGYREQAERYAATGNPYGEGPLVPGARELADNAVPVELPDRVEPTVDMERTAYRQSRSALVLLVQDETGNVADVRLHRSSGNAAYDRAALERAKSLATLDLGLPPDGNQSVWSFDATLITTPPLPIAGCAVDAYFIPRHCFYPLSQRVKEGVRLVGVWRKGERPGIR; the protein is encoded by the coding sequence TTGACCGAGCCGCGGCGGGTCGATCCCACCTTCCGCCGCCTCGATCTCCTCCCCGACCGCTACGAGCTCGCCGGCACCCTCGAGATCCCCGTGCCGCCCCCCGAGGAGCCCGAGCCCGCCCCGGGCCTCGCCGACCGCCTCGCCGACGATCGCGCCGTCCGCCGCGCCACCGAGCGCGTCGAGACCTACTGGTCGGAGCTGCGCCAGCAGCTGGAGCGGCGCTGGGAGGTGCCGAAAGAGCTGCTCCGCGACGGCCCCACCCGCGGCCTCGGCATCCCGGTCGAGGAAGCCTGGAAGGGCTACCGGGAGCAGGCGGAGCGCTACGCCGCCACCGGCAACCCCTACGGCGAGGGCCCCCTCGTCCCGGGCGCCAGGGAGCTCGCCGACAACGCCGTCCCGGTGGAGCTTCCGGACCGCGTCGAGCCCACGGTCGACATGGAGCGCACCGCCTACCGCCAGAGCCGCAGCGCCCTCGTCCTCCTGGTGCAGGACGAGACCGGCAACGTCGCCGACGTGCGCCTCCACCGCTCCAGCGGCAACGCCGCCTACGATCGCGCGGCACTCGAGCGGGCGAAGAGCCTCGCCACCCTCGACCTCGGCCTCCCGCCCGACGGCAACCAGAGCGTCTGGTCCTTCGACGCCACCCTGATCACCACGCCGCCGCTGCCGATCGCCGGCTGCGCCGTCGACGCGTACTTCATCCCGCGCCACTGCTTCTACCCCTTGAGCCAGCGGGTAAAGGAGGGCGTCCGCCTCGTCGGCGTGTGGCGCAAGGGCGAGCGCCCCGGGATCCGTTAG
- a CDS encoding ribonuclease HII has product MTPRPPSLAELRKRYVDEARPLPQVLEQALRNDVRAGAKALLAAIDKRRHAHRAEGQRLRHMLRYEQAFYADGITLVAGVDEAGMSPLAGPVVAAAVILPVNARIAEVDDSKKLDAPTRERLAAEIKAKAVCWGVGLVEPAEIDSVNIYRAGLLAMRRAVEALAPCPEALLIDARRLKELPIRQEAIIKGDAKSLSIAAASIIAKTTRDARMAAYDTEFPGYGFARHKGYPVKEHYEALEKLGACAIHRRSFAPVRKVLGLDPLQTDLFAPPPDADAAPEDEGSHEA; this is encoded by the coding sequence GTGACGCCCCGCCCGCCCAGCCTCGCCGAATTGAGGAAGCGCTACGTCGACGAAGCGCGCCCGCTCCCGCAGGTGCTCGAGCAGGCCTTGCGCAACGACGTTCGTGCCGGGGCGAAGGCCCTGCTCGCCGCCATCGACAAGCGCCGCCACGCCCACCGGGCCGAGGGGCAGCGCCTGCGCCACATGCTCCGCTACGAGCAGGCGTTCTACGCCGACGGGATCACCCTGGTGGCAGGCGTCGACGAGGCGGGGATGAGCCCCCTCGCAGGGCCCGTGGTCGCAGCGGCGGTGATCCTGCCCGTCAACGCGCGCATCGCCGAGGTCGACGACTCCAAGAAGCTCGACGCCCCCACCCGCGAGCGCCTCGCGGCGGAGATCAAGGCGAAGGCGGTCTGCTGGGGCGTGGGCCTCGTCGAGCCGGCGGAGATCGACAGCGTCAACATCTACCGCGCGGGCCTGCTCGCCATGCGCCGCGCGGTGGAAGCCCTTGCCCCCTGCCCCGAGGCCCTGCTCATCGACGCGCGGCGCCTGAAGGAGCTGCCCATCCGCCAGGAGGCGATCATCAAGGGCGACGCCAAGAGCCTCTCCATCGCCGCCGCCTCGATCATCGCCAAGACCACCCGCGACGCCCGCATGGCCGCCTACGACACGGAGTTCCCCGGCTACGGTTTCGCCAGGCACAAGGGCTACCCGGTGAAGGAGCACTACGAGGCGCTGGAGAAGCTCGGCGCCTGCGCCATTCACCGGCGCTCCTTCGCCCCGGTCCGCAAGGTCCTCGGCCTCGATCCCCTGCAGACCGACCTCTTCGCCCCGCCGCCGGACGCGGACGCCGCGCCCGAGGACGAGGGCTCTCACGAGGCGTGA
- the acs gene encoding acetate--CoA ligase, with protein MAVNPTHPSTALDSLLQERRVFPPPKEFAEAARIGSLDEYRRMRERAEVDPEGFWGDLARELVVWQQPFRTVIEGELPDVKWFEGGALNASESCIDRHLSGWRRNKAAIIWEGEPGEERVLTYQDLAREVGRFGNALRKQGVKKGDRVCIYLPMIPEAAIAMLACARLGATHSLVFAGFSAEALRDRINDAGAEVVITADGTFRKGNVSPLKETVDAAVRGTSVRRVLVVRRAGNEVAWIPGRDRWWHELVDSESDYCPAVAVEAEHPLFILYTSGSTGKPKGLVHSTGGYLVAAAATTRWVFDLREEDTYWCTADVGWVTGHSYVVYGPLALGATVVMYEGAPMHPQPDRFWRIVEKHRVSILYTAPTAIRTFLRMGESWPNRHDLTSLRLLGTVGEPINPEAWMWYREVIGGGRCPIVDTWWQTETGAMMISPLPGATPTKPGSATLPLPGIATKVVDREGNQVPAGKGGYLIVDRPWPSLARTIWGDHERYLQTYFSEFPGRYFTGDGAREDEDGYFWIMGRVDDVINVAGHRLGTMEIESALVSHENVAEAAVVGRPDEVKGTSVVAFVTLQHGVPATQALRNELKEHVSKEISPIARPDEIRFAEALPKTRSGKIMRRLLRDVAAGRESQGDVTTLEDLNVLANLRQGDEE; from the coding sequence ATGGCCGTGAACCCGACCCACCCGTCGACCGCCCTCGATTCCCTGTTGCAGGAGCGCCGGGTCTTTCCCCCGCCGAAGGAATTCGCCGAAGCCGCGCGGATCGGCAGCCTCGACGAGTACCGCCGGATGCGCGAGCGGGCGGAGGTCGATCCCGAGGGCTTCTGGGGCGATCTCGCCAGGGAGCTGGTCGTCTGGCAGCAGCCCTTCCGCACCGTGATCGAGGGCGAGCTCCCCGACGTGAAGTGGTTCGAGGGCGGCGCCCTCAACGCGTCGGAGAGCTGCATCGATCGCCACCTCTCCGGCTGGCGCCGCAACAAGGCGGCGATCATCTGGGAGGGCGAGCCCGGCGAGGAGCGGGTGCTCACCTACCAGGATCTCGCCCGCGAGGTGGGGCGCTTCGGAAACGCGCTGCGCAAGCAGGGCGTGAAGAAGGGCGATCGGGTCTGCATCTACCTGCCGATGATCCCCGAGGCGGCGATCGCCATGCTGGCGTGCGCGCGGCTCGGCGCCACCCACTCGCTCGTCTTCGCCGGCTTCTCCGCGGAAGCGCTCCGGGACCGGATCAACGACGCCGGCGCCGAGGTGGTGATCACCGCCGACGGCACCTTCCGCAAGGGCAACGTCTCCCCGCTCAAGGAGACGGTGGACGCGGCGGTCCGCGGGACCTCCGTGCGCCGGGTGCTGGTGGTTCGGCGCGCCGGCAACGAGGTGGCCTGGATCCCCGGGCGCGATCGCTGGTGGCACGAGCTCGTCGACTCCGAGAGCGACTACTGCCCCGCGGTGGCGGTGGAGGCCGAGCACCCGCTCTTCATCCTCTACACCTCCGGTTCCACCGGAAAGCCCAAGGGGCTGGTCCACTCCACCGGCGGCTACCTCGTCGCTGCAGCGGCCACCACGCGCTGGGTCTTCGATCTGCGCGAGGAGGATACCTACTGGTGCACCGCCGACGTGGGCTGGGTCACCGGCCACTCTTACGTCGTCTACGGGCCGCTGGCGCTGGGCGCCACCGTGGTGATGTACGAGGGCGCGCCGATGCACCCGCAGCCTGACCGCTTCTGGCGCATCGTCGAGAAGCACCGGGTCAGCATCCTCTACACCGCGCCCACCGCGATCCGGACCTTCCTGCGCATGGGCGAGTCGTGGCCCAACCGCCACGACCTCACCTCGCTGCGGCTGCTCGGCACCGTGGGCGAGCCGATCAACCCCGAAGCGTGGATGTGGTACCGAGAGGTGATCGGCGGGGGGCGCTGCCCCATCGTCGACACGTGGTGGCAGACCGAGACCGGCGCGATGATGATTTCGCCGCTGCCGGGTGCGACGCCCACCAAGCCCGGTTCCGCCACCCTGCCGCTCCCCGGCATCGCCACGAAGGTCGTCGACCGCGAGGGCAACCAGGTGCCCGCGGGGAAGGGTGGCTACCTCATCGTCGACAGGCCCTGGCCCTCGCTGGCCCGCACGATCTGGGGCGATCACGAGCGCTACCTGCAGACCTACTTCTCCGAGTTCCCCGGGCGCTACTTCACCGGCGACGGCGCGCGAGAAGACGAGGACGGCTACTTCTGGATCATGGGCCGCGTCGACGACGTCATCAACGTGGCCGGCCACCGGCTGGGGACGATGGAGATCGAGAGCGCCCTCGTCTCCCACGAGAACGTGGCGGAGGCGGCGGTGGTCGGCAGGCCCGACGAGGTGAAGGGGACGTCGGTGGTGGCCTTCGTGACCCTGCAGCACGGCGTGCCCGCGACCCAGGCGCTGCGCAACGAGCTCAAGGAGCACGTGTCGAAGGAGATCAGCCCGATCGCCCGGCCCGACGAGATCCGCTTCGCGGAGGCCCTGCCCAAGACGAGGTCCGGGAAGATCATGCGGCGGCTGCTGCGGGACGTGGCGGCGGGGCGCGAGAGCCAGGGCGACGTGACCACGCTCGAGGATCTCAACGTGCTGGCCAACCTGCGGCAGGGGGACGAGGAGTAA
- a CDS encoding NUDIX domain-containing protein: MPEYRNPKPTVDLFIELPDGRFVLVRRSNPPHGWALPGGFVDEGEPLDRAAIREAKEETGLDVELREQFFTYGDPSRDPRQHTLSTVFLASAEGEPLGGDDAAEARAFRPDELPPLVFDHATIVADVLRYLRTGERRKL, from the coding sequence ATGCCCGAATACCGGAACCCGAAGCCCACCGTGGACCTCTTCATCGAGCTGCCGGACGGCCGCTTCGTCCTCGTCCGGCGGAGCAACCCGCCCCACGGCTGGGCCCTGCCCGGCGGTTTCGTGGACGAGGGCGAGCCGCTGGACCGGGCGGCGATCCGGGAGGCGAAGGAGGAGACCGGCCTCGACGTCGAGCTCCGGGAGCAATTCTTCACCTACGGCGACCCGAGCCGCGATCCCCGCCAGCACACCCTCTCCACGGTCTTCCTCGCCAGCGCCGAGGGCGAACCCCTGGGCGGCGACGACGCGGCGGAGGCCAGGGCCTTCCGCCCCGACGAGCTTCCCCCGCTGGTCTTCGACCACGCGACCATCGTCGCCGACGTCCTCCGCTACCTCCGGACCGGCGAGCGGCGAAAGCTCTAG
- a CDS encoding RrF2 family transcriptional regulator, with protein sequence MLFNQTAEYALRAMAHLALLPEGTSVRARDLSAATGIPPDYVSKVLRRMVREGLLLSQKGHGGGFRLARPPAAIRFADVLAALDEGLDPERCAFGWGACGGHAPCPLHNAFSKLKAAVNTWASETTLADVGDGTVQLPQVSAAG encoded by the coding sequence ATGCTTTTCAACCAGACGGCCGAATATGCGCTCCGCGCGATGGCGCACCTGGCCCTGCTCCCGGAGGGGACCTCGGTCCGGGCCAGGGACCTCTCCGCCGCGACGGGCATTCCCCCCGACTACGTCTCCAAGGTGCTGCGGCGGATGGTCCGCGAAGGCCTCCTCCTCTCCCAGAAGGGCCACGGCGGCGGCTTCCGACTGGCCCGGCCCCCGGCGGCGATCCGCTTCGCCGACGTGCTCGCGGCCCTGGACGAGGGGCTCGACCCGGAGCGCTGCGCCTTCGGCTGGGGTGCGTGCGGCGGCCATGCGCCCTGCCCGCTCCACAACGCCTTCTCGAAGCTGAAGGCAGCGGTGAACACCTGGGCGAGCGAGACGACGCTCGCCGACGTGGGCGACGGGACGGTCCAGCTGCCACAGGTATCGGCAGCTGGCTGA
- a CDS encoding hemerythrin domain-containing protein, translating into MIDVNWQLELEREHVEQNDQIEQLVTALLSTPPDLDTARNIVRAIDRELPDHLGREEAVMAPWLAKVLPEAREELALLERQHVELFAQATAARYALAGVTPAVDYGVALRFARKFADHLERERRLVERAIASS; encoded by the coding sequence GTGATCGACGTGAACTGGCAGTTGGAGCTCGAGCGCGAGCACGTGGAGCAGAACGATCAGATCGAGCAGCTGGTCACCGCGCTGCTCTCGACCCCGCCGGACCTCGATACGGCCCGCAACATCGTGCGGGCGATCGACCGGGAGCTTCCCGATCACCTCGGCCGGGAGGAGGCGGTGATGGCCCCCTGGCTGGCGAAGGTCCTTCCCGAGGCGCGGGAGGAGCTGGCCCTCCTCGAGCGGCAGCACGTCGAGCTCTTCGCGCAGGCGACCGCCGCGCGCTACGCGCTGGCGGGCGTCACGCCCGCGGTGGACTACGGGGTGGCGCTGCGCTTCGCCCGGAAGTTCGCCGATCACCTCGAGAGGGAGCGGCGCCTCGTCGAGCGCGCCATTGCCTCGAGCTGA
- a CDS encoding helix-turn-helix transcriptional regulator, with product MQQVLAVARSALGAICVVGIDGRIRYGNAEAERLLGIPAASLIDASCRSVFGDDCACGDALERALAGEVVEPFDLHLVRPESAGTVLVAIPLAVRDTEDGAVVLTLFPRRSDGAKVPATLGEPPLTARELEVLRYLLDGCDTETVAQAMSITRTTVRNHVQRLLRKLGAHSKIEAVAIASRAGLRGMARE from the coding sequence ATGCAGCAGGTCCTTGCAGTTGCACGGAGCGCATTGGGCGCGATCTGCGTCGTCGGTATCGATGGGCGGATCCGCTACGGCAACGCGGAAGCGGAGCGGCTCCTCGGCATCCCCGCAGCTTCGCTGATCGACGCCTCCTGCCGGTCGGTCTTCGGCGACGACTGCGCCTGCGGCGACGCCCTCGAACGGGCCCTGGCCGGCGAGGTGGTGGAGCCCTTCGACCTCCACCTGGTCCGGCCCGAGAGCGCGGGTACGGTGCTGGTGGCGATCCCGCTGGCGGTGCGCGACACGGAAGACGGTGCGGTGGTACTCACGCTCTTTCCCCGGCGCAGCGACGGGGCGAAGGTCCCGGCGACGCTGGGCGAGCCGCCACTCACCGCCCGTGAGCTCGAGGTGCTGCGCTACCTGCTCGACGGCTGCGACACCGAGACCGTGGCGCAGGCGATGTCGATCACCCGCACCACGGTGCGCAACCACGTGCAGCGGCTGCTGCGCAAGCTCGGTGCCCACAGCAAGATCGAGGCGGTGGCGATCGCCTCCCGCGCCGGGCTGCGCGGGATGGCGCGCGAATAG
- a CDS encoding DEAD/DEAH box helicase: MQELFEAIRESCSRATWSRGVELARAGAVLGERAGNDQVICRVTTPAEKVARTVVLAVDDEDWSCDCHVADDVCIHVAAAAIAMRRANKAGEALPAPKVSVARVGYRLERTTAGLGIDRVLVKDGSEAPLATSLAAITSGRVEGPQILTTPVDLAFEVALGTKRRGWFPREVMHALLETLAGADDVRLDGTPVRVAKARVGMVAVVEDQGDGFFLRMEKDPAIREIFPNGIARCDGDVIRPFGEPPLTARELAELRNGRPFPASQLVELVTRVVPSLQERIDVHIRSKRFPRTSKQRLRMLVQTEQKGDALVVFPTVVYGDPPVARVDGGNLTLLGDDPVIPLRNEEAEGRLVRQLQSDLGLAPGKKALFRGEEAVAMADRVRSFSGDVDGKGLENFFLAPRLVPQLAVNGSAFDVSFTTAGGGRGRADAAAVLRAWQDGSAFAPLIGGGIAPIPTDWLEKFGNRIADLLAARDGSGELPACAIPDLARLCDDLDQPPPPQFDRLRPLLEDFSGLPSPAYPQDLRAELRAYQKQGVAWLSFLQEAGLGALLADDMGLGKTLQTISTIRGRTLVVAPTSVIHNWSNEIARFRPSLRVAVFHGPQRSLDPDADVVLTTYAILRLDTELLAAHKWETVVLDEAQAIKNPDSQVAQAAFQLPARFRVCLSGTPVENRLEELWSQLHFLNRGLLGGRKDFQERYAKAIAGGVPGAAERLRARIKPFVLRRMKREVAPELPPRTDIVLRCTLSESERKVYDAVRASTLQDVVQQLQKGGNVLAALEALLRLRQAACHAGLVPGQRADHSSKVELLLEQLDEAVAEGHKALVFSQWTSLLDRVEPHLKKAGIDFLRLDGSTVDRGGVVDAFQREDGPPVLLLSLKAGGTGLNLTAADHVFLLDPWWNPAVEDQAADRAHRIGQDKPVLVHRLVAEDTVEERILALQDRKRALAEAALGAGDQALALTREDLLGLLE; encoded by the coding sequence ATGCAGGAACTCTTCGAAGCGATCCGCGAGTCGTGCTCCCGTGCCACCTGGTCCCGCGGCGTGGAGCTCGCCCGCGCCGGCGCCGTGCTCGGTGAGCGCGCCGGGAACGACCAGGTGATCTGCAGGGTGACGACCCCCGCCGAGAAGGTGGCGCGGACCGTGGTGCTCGCGGTGGACGACGAGGATTGGTCGTGCGACTGCCACGTCGCCGACGATGTCTGCATCCACGTGGCCGCAGCGGCGATCGCCATGCGTCGGGCGAACAAAGCGGGCGAGGCGCTGCCCGCGCCGAAGGTGAGCGTCGCCCGGGTCGGCTACCGCCTCGAGCGCACGACCGCAGGCCTCGGAATCGATCGCGTCCTCGTCAAGGACGGCAGCGAGGCGCCGCTCGCCACCAGCCTCGCCGCGATCACCTCGGGTCGGGTCGAAGGCCCCCAGATCCTCACCACCCCGGTCGATCTCGCCTTCGAGGTGGCCCTCGGCACCAAGCGCCGCGGCTGGTTTCCGCGGGAGGTGATGCACGCGCTGCTGGAGACGCTGGCCGGCGCCGACGACGTGCGCCTCGACGGCACGCCGGTGCGCGTGGCCAAGGCCCGCGTGGGCATGGTCGCCGTGGTCGAGGATCAGGGCGACGGCTTCTTCCTGCGGATGGAGAAGGATCCCGCGATCCGCGAGATCTTCCCGAACGGCATCGCCCGCTGCGACGGCGACGTGATCCGTCCCTTCGGCGAGCCGCCGCTCACCGCCCGCGAGCTCGCCGAGCTCCGCAACGGCAGGCCCTTTCCCGCGAGCCAGTTGGTGGAGCTGGTCACACGCGTGGTGCCCTCGCTCCAGGAGCGCATCGACGTCCACATCCGCTCGAAGCGTTTTCCCCGCACCAGCAAGCAGCGGCTCCGCATGCTGGTGCAGACCGAGCAGAAGGGCGACGCGCTCGTGGTCTTCCCCACCGTGGTCTACGGCGATCCGCCGGTGGCGCGGGTCGACGGCGGCAACCTCACCCTGCTCGGCGACGATCCGGTGATCCCGCTGCGCAACGAAGAGGCGGAAGGCCGCCTCGTCCGCCAGCTGCAGAGCGACCTGGGTCTCGCGCCGGGAAAGAAGGCGCTCTTCCGCGGGGAGGAGGCGGTGGCCATGGCCGACCGCGTCCGTTCCTTCTCCGGCGACGTGGACGGCAAGGGGCTTGAGAATTTCTTCCTCGCGCCGCGCCTCGTGCCGCAGCTCGCGGTGAACGGCAGCGCCTTCGACGTCTCCTTCACCACCGCCGGTGGCGGCAGGGGCAGGGCCGATGCGGCGGCGGTGCTCCGTGCGTGGCAGGACGGCTCCGCCTTCGCGCCGCTCATCGGCGGCGGGATCGCGCCGATCCCCACCGACTGGCTGGAGAAGTTCGGCAACCGCATCGCGGATCTGCTCGCCGCCCGCGACGGGAGCGGCGAGCTCCCCGCCTGCGCGATCCCCGATCTCGCCAGGCTCTGCGACGATCTCGACCAGCCGCCCCCGCCGCAGTTCGACAGGCTGCGCCCGCTCCTCGAGGACTTCAGCGGCCTGCCTTCGCCCGCCTATCCGCAGGACCTGCGCGCCGAGCTCCGCGCCTACCAGAAGCAGGGCGTCGCCTGGCTCTCCTTCCTCCAGGAGGCGGGCCTCGGCGCGCTCCTCGCCGACGACATGGGCCTCGGCAAGACGCTGCAGACGATCAGCACGATCCGCGGGCGCACCCTGGTGGTGGCGCCGACCTCGGTGATCCACAACTGGTCGAACGAGATTGCGCGCTTCCGCCCGTCGCTGCGGGTCGCCGTCTTCCACGGTCCGCAGCGCTCGCTCGACCCCGATGCGGACGTGGTGCTCACCACCTACGCCATCCTCCGCCTCGACACCGAGCTCCTCGCCGCCCACAAGTGGGAGACGGTGGTGCTCGACGAGGCGCAGGCGATCAAGAACCCCGATTCCCAGGTGGCGCAGGCCGCCTTCCAGCTGCCGGCGCGCTTCCGCGTCTGCCTCTCGGGTACGCCGGTGGAGAACCGGCTCGAGGAGCTCTGGAGCCAGCTCCACTTCCTCAACCGCGGGCTGCTCGGCGGGCGCAAGGATTTCCAGGAGCGCTACGCCAAGGCGATCGCCGGCGGCGTGCCCGGCGCCGCGGAGCGCCTGCGGGCGCGGATCAAGCCCTTCGTCCTCCGCCGCATGAAGCGCGAGGTGGCGCCCGAACTCCCGCCGCGCACCGACATCGTGCTGCGCTGCACGCTGAGCGAGAGCGAGCGCAAGGTCTACGACGCGGTCCGCGCCTCCACGCTGCAGGACGTGGTGCAGCAGCTGCAGAAGGGCGGCAACGTCCTCGCCGCCCTCGAGGCGCTGCTCCGCCTCCGACAGGCGGCCTGCCACGCCGGGCTCGTCCCGGGCCAGCGGGCCGATCACTCCTCGAAGGTGGAGCTCCTGCTCGAGCAGCTCGACGAGGCGGTGGCGGAGGGACACAAGGCGCTGGTCTTCTCGCAGTGGACCTCGCTCCTCGATCGCGTCGAGCCCCACCTGAAGAAGGCGGGCATCGACTTCCTCCGCCTCGACGGCTCCACCGTCGATCGCGGCGGCGTCGTCGACGCCTTCCAGCGCGAGGACGGGCCGCCGGTCCTGCTCCTCTCGCTCAAGGCCGGCGGCACCGGTCTCAACCTGACCGCTGCCGATCACGTCTTCCTGCTCGATCCGTGGTGGAACCCGGCGGTCGAGGATCAGGCGGCCGATCGCGCCCACCGCATCGGACAGGACAAGCCCGTGCTCGTGCACCGGCTCGTCGCGGAGGACACGGTGGAGGAGCGGATCCTCGCGCTGCAGGATCGCAAGCGGGCCCTGGCGGAGGCAGCGCTGGGGGCCGGCGATCAGGCGCTCGCGCTCACCCGCGAGGATCTGCTCGGGCTGCTCGAATAG
- a CDS encoding CidA/LrgA family protein has translation MPPMLKGLLALLLFLVAGELLRALLHLPIPGNVIGMLLLAAALGTGLVSVETVKPTADFLVRNMALFFVPAGVAVVRHLDALRAWWLPIVAAAIPSTFAVLAVVGLLQQRGRR, from the coding sequence ATGCCGCCCATGCTCAAGGGGCTGCTCGCACTTCTCCTCTTTCTCGTGGCAGGGGAACTCCTCCGGGCCCTGCTCCACCTGCCGATTCCCGGCAACGTGATCGGCATGCTCCTGCTCGCCGCCGCGCTCGGCACGGGGCTGGTCTCCGTGGAGACGGTCAAGCCCACCGCCGATTTCCTCGTGCGCAACATGGCCCTCTTCTTCGTGCCCGCGGGCGTCGCCGTCGTTCGTCACCTCGACGCGCTCCGGGCGTGGTGGCTGCCCATCGTCGCCGCAGCGATCCCCAGCACCTTCGCCGTGCTGGCGGTGGTCGGCCTGCTCCAGCAGCGGGGCCGGCGATGA
- a CDS encoding LrgB family protein codes for MSDALLWLTATLLAYACGRWLQERTGQRWIHPVLVAVALLAAVLLGAGVPYERYATGGDLVGFFLGPSVVALGVSLHLQLRAILRRGRTLLLAIGVGSVVGVASAAGAAWFLGAPASIVASVAPKSVTTPIAIAVAEQNGGIPAVAAVLVIAVGIFGAVAGPPFLRAIGVRDPEAQGLALGAAAHGLGAARAFEEGERQGASAALAIGLQGVATALATPLVLWLLGLLG; via the coding sequence ATGAGCGACGCCCTCCTCTGGCTCACCGCGACGCTCCTCGCCTACGCTTGCGGGCGGTGGCTGCAGGAGCGGACGGGTCAGCGCTGGATCCACCCGGTGCTCGTCGCCGTGGCCCTCCTCGCCGCCGTGCTCCTCGGCGCCGGCGTCCCCTACGAGCGCTACGCCACGGGCGGGGATCTCGTCGGCTTCTTCCTCGGGCCGTCGGTGGTGGCGCTCGGCGTCTCGCTCCACCTCCAGCTGCGCGCGATCCTCCGCCGGGGCAGGACGCTGCTCCTCGCGATCGGTGTGGGGAGCGTGGTGGGGGTGGCCAGCGCCGCCGGCGCGGCGTGGTTCCTCGGCGCCCCCGCCTCGATCGTCGCCTCGGTCGCGCCCAAATCGGTGACCACGCCGATCGCCATCGCGGTGGCGGAGCAGAACGGCGGAATCCCCGCCGTCGCCGCGGTGCTGGTCATCGCCGTGGGGATCTTCGGCGCGGTGGCGGGGCCGCCGTTCCTGCGGGCGATCGGCGTCCGCGATCCGGAGGCGCAAGGCCTCGCCCTCGGTGCGGCGGCCCACGGCCTGGGTGCGGCGAGGGCCTTCGAGGAGGGAGAGCGGCAGGGCGCGAGCGCGGCGCTGGCGATCGGCCTGCAGGGCGTCGCCACCGCGCTCGCCACGCCGCTGGTGCTGTGGCTGCTGGGGCTTCTCGGCTGA
- a CDS encoding fatty acid desaturase: MGLLVSVCVIALWFGHLAWALTRLPVAAADPLVWAHVLLQGWLTTGLFIVGHDAIHGTVSPSPRVNRAIGRLTALLFAGLSFRRLAANHHRHHAAPCSADDPDFCTRSQNFFVWWGTFLWRYATVGQLLLMAVAYNVLERFFAESALWAYWVIPALLGSFQLFVFGTFLPHRLPHDEVMGPHRSRSQRRHHLFALLSCWFFGYHREHHEHPGTPWWQLWRRKA; the protein is encoded by the coding sequence ATGGGCCTGCTCGTCTCCGTCTGCGTGATCGCCCTCTGGTTCGGCCACCTCGCGTGGGCGCTCACCCGCCTGCCGGTGGCCGCGGCCGATCCGCTCGTCTGGGCCCACGTGCTCCTGCAGGGCTGGCTCACCACCGGCCTCTTCATCGTGGGGCACGACGCGATTCACGGGACCGTCTCGCCGAGCCCGCGGGTCAATCGGGCGATCGGGCGATTGACGGCGCTCCTCTTCGCCGGCCTCTCCTTCCGGCGCCTCGCCGCCAACCACCACCGGCACCACGCGGCACCGTGCAGCGCCGACGATCCCGACTTCTGCACCCGCTCGCAGAACTTCTTCGTCTGGTGGGGAACGTTCCTCTGGCGCTACGCCACCGTGGGGCAGCTGCTCCTCATGGCGGTCGCCTACAACGTGCTCGAGCGCTTCTTCGCCGAGAGCGCCCTCTGGGCCTATTGGGTGATCCCCGCGCTGCTCGGCTCCTTCCAGCTCTTCGTCTTCGGCACCTTCCTGCCCCACCGCCTGCCGCACGACGAGGTGATGGGCCCCCACCGGTCCCGGTCGCAGCGCCGCCACCACCTCTTCGCCCTGCTCAGCTGCTGGTTCTTCGGCTACCACCGGGAGCACCACGAGCATCCCGGCACACCCTGGTGGCAGCTCTGGCGCAGGAAAGCCTAG